Proteins from a single region of Festucalex cinctus isolate MCC-2025b chromosome 19, RoL_Fcin_1.0, whole genome shotgun sequence:
- the ndufs5 gene encoding NADH dehydrogenase [ubiquinone] iron-sulfur protein 5 produces MPFVDLQSRLGVNVDRWLLLQSAPQPNQQAARCHAFEKEWVECSHGIGQTRARRECRLEFEDLYECMHRQKMLKRLYTIRQQRDKMIKEGTYTLPTCHTGQGD; encoded by the exons ATGCCGTTCGTGGACCTGCAGTCACGTCTGGGCGTGAACGTGGACCGCTGGCTGCTGCTGCAGAGCGCGCCGCAGCCCAACCAGCAGGCGGCGCGCTGCCACGCCTTCGAGAAGGAGTGGGTCGAGTGTTCCCACGGCATCGGACAGACCCGCGCCAGGCGAGAGTGCCGGCTGGAGTTTGAGGACTTGTATGAGTGCATGCACCGGCAGAAGATG CTCAAGCGTTTGTACACCATCCGCCAGCAGCGTGACAAGATGATAAAGGAGGGCACGTACACGCTGCCCACCTGCCACACAGGCCAGGGCGACTAG